One genomic region from Quercus robur chromosome 4, dhQueRobu3.1, whole genome shotgun sequence encodes:
- the LOC126723732 gene encoding probable inactive purple acid phosphatase 27 isoform X1, whose translation MENSTPWLLKIFFLLTIILGYSSSSASSSWLHPLASISMAEHRNYTAISDFRVLNRRNLLKCDDPNPHLKISVDPNSSLSNEEYLTVTVSGVLLPSSSDWVAMISTSSSNVTDCPLSEAYYAQTGDLSDLPLLCQYPVKAQYVKNDPDYLNCTKKDCQESVLGKCVVATCSGSLTFHVINIRTNIEFVFFAGGFDTPCILTRSNPLDFTNPNMPLYGHLSSIDSTGKSMRLTWVSGDEKPQQVQYGDGMSQNSVVTTFTQDDMCSSSTLPSPAKDFGWHDPGFIHTAVMTGLQPSSNFSYKYGSDSVGWSNQIQFKTPPDAGSDKLYFIAYGDMGKAPLDSSVEHYIQPGSVSVIKAVTDEVNSVNVDSIFHIGDISYATGFLVEWDFFLELINPVASQIAYMTAIGNHERDYVDSGSVYLTPDSGGECGVAYETYFPMPTSAKDKPWYSIEQASVHFTIISTEHNWSVNSEQYLWMEEDMGSVNRSKTPWLIFMGHRPMYTSSNADTSVDPQFVNAVEPLLLQYKVDLVLFGHVHNYERTCAVYQGECKAMPTKDAIGIDTYNNSNYSAPVQAVIGMAGFSLDKFTTDSNSWSLSRISEFGYVRGNATKEELYFEFVNANTRNVGDSFRIMK comes from the exons ATGGAAAACTCCACCCCTTGGTtgcttaaaattttcttcttactcACTATCATTCTTggttattcttcttcttctgcttcttcatCATGGTTGCATCCTTTGGCTAGCATCTCCATGGCTGAGCACCGGAATTACACTGCAATATCAGACTTTCGTGTACTGAACAGAAGAAACTTGCTCAAGTGTGACGATCCAAACCCTCATCTAAAAATTAGTGTTGATCCAAACTCTTCCCTGTCAAATGAAGAATACCTCACGGTTACTGTTAGTGGAGTTCTGCTTCCTTCTAGTAGCGATTGGGTTGCCATGATATCAACATCTTCTTCCAA TGTCACAGATTGTCCATTGAGTGAGGCTTATTATGCACAAACTGGTGACCTTAGTGATCTTCCTTTGCTATGCCAATATCCTGTTAAG GCTCAATACGTGAAAAATGATCCAGACTATCTCAATTGCACGAAGAAGGATTGCCAGGAATCTGTGCTTGGTAAATGTGTGGTGGCCACTTGCAGTGGTTCCCTAACATTTCATGTTATTAATATAAGAACCAACATTGAATTTGTGTTCTTTGCTGGTGGCTTCGACACACCTTGCATTCTGACTAGGTCGAACCCTTTGGATTTTACTAATCCAAATATGCCACTATATGGACATCTCTCAAGCATAGATTCAACTGGGAAATCG ATGAGATTAACATGGGTTAGTGGGGATGAGAAGCCTCAACAAGTGCAATATGGAGATGGCATGTCACAAAATTCTGTAGTTACTACATTTACACAAGATGACATGTGCAGTA GTTCGACTCTACCGAGTCCGGCCAAAGACTTCGGATGGCATGACCCAGGCTTCATTCATACAGCAGTGATGACAGGACTTCAGCCTTCAAGCAACTTCTCCTACAAATATGGAAG TGATTCAGTTGGTTGGAGTAATCAAATCCAATTCAAGACTCCACCAGACGCAGGATCAGATAAACTCTATTTTATTGCATATGGTGATATGGGAAAGGCTCCTCTTGATTCTTCAGTTGAACACTACATTCAG CCAGGATCGGTCTCAGTGATTAAAGCTGTGACTGATGAAGTGAATTCTGTAAATGTGGACTCCATCTTCCATATTGGAGACATAAGCTACGCTACAGGTTTCTTAGTAGAATGGGACTTTTTCCTTGAGCTTATCAACCCAGTGGCCTCTCAAATTGCTTACATGACCGCAATTGGAAACCATGAGAG gGACTATGTAGACTCAGGATCAGTATATCTAACTCCTGATTCAGGTGGAGAATGTGGAGTTGCTTATGAAACTTATTTTCCAATGCCAACTTCGGCAAAGGATAAGCCTTGGTATTCCATTGAACAAGCTAGTGTTcacttcacaataatttcaacTGAGCATAATTGGTCAGTGAATTCTGAGCAG TATCTATGGATGGAAGAGGACATGGGTTCAGTTAATCGATCAAAAACTCCATGGTTGATTTTTATGGG GCACAGACCAATGTACACTTCTTCAAACGCTGACACTAGTGTTGATCCACAATTTGTTAATGCCGTGGAACCATTACTGCTCCAGTACAAG GTCGACCTGGTTTTGTTCGGTCATGTTCATAATTATGAGAGAACTTGTGCTGTTTACCAAGGAGAATGCAAGGCCATGCCTACAAAAGATGCAATTGGGATAGATACTTATAACAACAGCAATTACAGTGCCCCAGTGCAGGCAGTGATTGGTATGGCTGGTTTTTCCTTAGACAAATTTACAACTGAT TCAAATAGCTGGAGTTTATCTAGGATTTCAGAATTTGGTTATGTAAGAGGGAATGCAACAAAGGAAGAGTTATATTTTGAG TTTGTGAACGCAAATACAAGGAATGTTGGTGATAGCTTTCGCATTATGAAATAG
- the LOC126723732 gene encoding nucleotide pyrophosphatase/phosphodiesterase-like isoform X2: MENSTPWLLKIFFLLTIILGYSSSSASSSWLHPLASISMAEHRNYTAISDFRVLNRRNLLKCDDPNPHLKISVDPNSSLSNEEYLTVTVSGVLLPSSSDWVAMISTSSSNVTDCPLSEAYYAQTGDLSDLPLLCQYPVKAQYVKNDPDYLNCTKKDCQESVLGKCVVATCSGSLTFHVINIRTNIEFVFFAGGFDTPCILTRSNPLDFTNPNMPLYGHLSSIDSTGKSMRLTWVSGDEKPQQVQYGDGMSQNSVVTTFTQDDMCSSSTLPSPAKDFGWHDPGFIHTAVMTGLQPSSNFSYKYGSDSVGWSNQIQFKTPPDAGSDKLYFIAYGDMGKAPLDSSVEHYIQPGSVSVIKAVTDEVNSVNVDSIFHIGDISYATGFLVEWDFFLELINPVASQIAYMTAIGNHERDYVDSGSVYLTPDSGGECGVAYETYFPMPTSAKDKPWYSIEQASVHFTIISTEHNWSVNSEQYLWMEEDMGSVNRSKTPWLIFMGHRPMYTSSNADTSVDPQFVNAVEPLLLQYKVDLVLFGHVHNYERTCAVYQGECKAMPTKDAIGIDTYNNSNYSAPVQAVIGMAGFSLDKFTTDSNSWSLSRISEFGYVRGNATKEELYFEFVNANTRNVGDSFRII, translated from the exons ATGGAAAACTCCACCCCTTGGTtgcttaaaattttcttcttactcACTATCATTCTTggttattcttcttcttctgcttcttcatCATGGTTGCATCCTTTGGCTAGCATCTCCATGGCTGAGCACCGGAATTACACTGCAATATCAGACTTTCGTGTACTGAACAGAAGAAACTTGCTCAAGTGTGACGATCCAAACCCTCATCTAAAAATTAGTGTTGATCCAAACTCTTCCCTGTCAAATGAAGAATACCTCACGGTTACTGTTAGTGGAGTTCTGCTTCCTTCTAGTAGCGATTGGGTTGCCATGATATCAACATCTTCTTCCAA TGTCACAGATTGTCCATTGAGTGAGGCTTATTATGCACAAACTGGTGACCTTAGTGATCTTCCTTTGCTATGCCAATATCCTGTTAAG GCTCAATACGTGAAAAATGATCCAGACTATCTCAATTGCACGAAGAAGGATTGCCAGGAATCTGTGCTTGGTAAATGTGTGGTGGCCACTTGCAGTGGTTCCCTAACATTTCATGTTATTAATATAAGAACCAACATTGAATTTGTGTTCTTTGCTGGTGGCTTCGACACACCTTGCATTCTGACTAGGTCGAACCCTTTGGATTTTACTAATCCAAATATGCCACTATATGGACATCTCTCAAGCATAGATTCAACTGGGAAATCG ATGAGATTAACATGGGTTAGTGGGGATGAGAAGCCTCAACAAGTGCAATATGGAGATGGCATGTCACAAAATTCTGTAGTTACTACATTTACACAAGATGACATGTGCAGTA GTTCGACTCTACCGAGTCCGGCCAAAGACTTCGGATGGCATGACCCAGGCTTCATTCATACAGCAGTGATGACAGGACTTCAGCCTTCAAGCAACTTCTCCTACAAATATGGAAG TGATTCAGTTGGTTGGAGTAATCAAATCCAATTCAAGACTCCACCAGACGCAGGATCAGATAAACTCTATTTTATTGCATATGGTGATATGGGAAAGGCTCCTCTTGATTCTTCAGTTGAACACTACATTCAG CCAGGATCGGTCTCAGTGATTAAAGCTGTGACTGATGAAGTGAATTCTGTAAATGTGGACTCCATCTTCCATATTGGAGACATAAGCTACGCTACAGGTTTCTTAGTAGAATGGGACTTTTTCCTTGAGCTTATCAACCCAGTGGCCTCTCAAATTGCTTACATGACCGCAATTGGAAACCATGAGAG gGACTATGTAGACTCAGGATCAGTATATCTAACTCCTGATTCAGGTGGAGAATGTGGAGTTGCTTATGAAACTTATTTTCCAATGCCAACTTCGGCAAAGGATAAGCCTTGGTATTCCATTGAACAAGCTAGTGTTcacttcacaataatttcaacTGAGCATAATTGGTCAGTGAATTCTGAGCAG TATCTATGGATGGAAGAGGACATGGGTTCAGTTAATCGATCAAAAACTCCATGGTTGATTTTTATGGG GCACAGACCAATGTACACTTCTTCAAACGCTGACACTAGTGTTGATCCACAATTTGTTAATGCCGTGGAACCATTACTGCTCCAGTACAAG GTCGACCTGGTTTTGTTCGGTCATGTTCATAATTATGAGAGAACTTGTGCTGTTTACCAAGGAGAATGCAAGGCCATGCCTACAAAAGATGCAATTGGGATAGATACTTATAACAACAGCAATTACAGTGCCCCAGTGCAGGCAGTGATTGGTATGGCTGGTTTTTCCTTAGACAAATTTACAACTGAT TCAAATAGCTGGAGTTTATCTAGGATTTCAGAATTTGGTTATGTAAGAGGGAATGCAACAAAGGAAGAGTTATATTTTGAG TTTGTGAACGCAAATACAAGGAATGTTGGTGATAGCTTTCGC ATTATTTAG